The region GGTATCATTGGGTATGAAACTTCACAACACATAATACATACTTGACTAAGTAATATAGCAGAGTTAAAAGATCTGTTGACTACGTTGTACTTATCATAAAAAGATTCTGAAGTAAAACAGACAAATACCTTGCAATAGACTTGGTTGCTTGCCTCTTCCAAACTGACTGGGAGGTCGTTTGAATGACCTTCTCTTACGCAGTACAGGTTTTGGAATCAGTGGGGTTTTCTTTGCTTGATGTCCCTGTTAACAAGAATCATCAATTTGATCAGATTAGCCAATATAATCATTATCAGTCTCAATTAGCACACATGTAAACCACCACGTGATGAATGGGAAAAGAATGGCAAGAGAacagggtaaaattaaaaaaaaatgacatggaaTTTAAAGATCAATCTAAATGACAAACAACCATCGAGAATTTCGTAGTAATTACAACTTACCACACTGGGAAATTTAACTGTACACAAACAGGTGGTTCAGCTTCATGTACCCCCATCAAAGTCAATGGATTACTAATAGCAAGAGAAGGCAGAAAATGTGCGACAACTTTTGATCATTGAGATGGCTTGTCACTTGCTTGTGGAAACACAAtcttaatttgaaataatttattttaccattttttctttcttctttcaccCAAATAATGAATACTATTGCTAAATGGATATCTTGTCAACCTATTGGCAAGGCAATTGATGCCACAGGCAAGGGAAATCGCACAGAGCTTTTTACTCATCAATGTTTCCCTACTCTGgttattattttggaaaattttCTTATAGTCACCCCATCCATTGAAACCAGAAGCGAACAATAGCAAAGCACAAAACGCACAAGAAATTTCTTTAAAACTCCTCAATATCAACATGATGCAAAATTAtacttcaaatatattattgagaTACAAAATAATAGAATGGTCAATTCAAACTGAAAAAGTCGTAGACTACTGTTATGCTGCTACAGAACAGAAATCTGTGAGACATCAAAGCATTTACCTGAAAAACCCGAAGCAGTGGTGATCGTTTCTGCTTCCGTTTTTTCATCCAGTAACCATACACAGCTTTAGCCAATTCCCTTCTACCAAAATCCTTACAATATTTCGCTGCTGCACTCTCATCAGTGAAGTCATCTGGATCACAGAAATATGACTTCTCAAGGGCATCGATCATCAACTCAAAGTTATCCTCCGAAAGATGATCAGATTCTGCTAAAAACTCTTTATTATACTTCTTAAGCCATTCCTCATCTTCAGAATCCATGTCATAACTTGCCGTGCTCCTTGACAAAGCTCTAGCTACCTCATCATTATTAGAAGAGATGTATGCATATGGTCTAGAAAAGGGAGCACTCCCACAACCATCATTGTCTAACACTCCCCTTACTCCAGGGACAGGTATGGCCTTTGAAACAGAAGCAGGAACATTGCGATCAGAGCATTCCTTGTACAATTCCTTGAAAATGAACCAGTCCTGTCTGTTTGGGAATTCTAGTTTCCAGTTGTCATCCCCATTCCAAATTATATCATGAGTGAAACGGTTCGAAACACAAGTCCTCATAATTTTCTGAGCCAGGTGAGAGTATCGAGTTAACCCATTTTTCTTAACCACAAGCACCCACTCCTTTGAATCAGTAAATTCTAACATGACAGTGGCCCCTTCTATCCTATAACATCTGTCTGTTTCAGTAATCAGTATATTTGCAGAGCAGCTAGATAGGTTCAAGCCCTTCTTTACTCCAACTGCAGCATAATTCAGTTCTTTGATGCTTGCTGCAGGGCTACTTTGAATTGACCTTCTAAACTTTTCCGTAGACACAACAGAGGAGAAAGGGATGCCAATTTTCCTACTACTAATTAAATCAGAAACTAGAGCACCATTAGCTTTGTGCAAGCCACCTATGGAAGAATTTCTAGGTCTCCCTCTCCTGAGTGAGCTCCTCCTTTTCTGAATACCACGGGAATTTAATCCATTTCTGTGCTGGGTGTTTCGACCAGTCAACTTGGAAGCTCTAACAGATGGATGTAACACCACCCTACACCCATAACTATCAGTTTTGGGCACAACTGTAATTTTCTGAGTGAAATCAGTCTTTGTGGACGTGCATGATTGATCTCCTTTACTTTCACTCatcatttcatcatcatcatcatcatccccaTCCACCGAGTTATTTACAGGTATAAGAGACAGACATCTAAACTTAACAAACAAACTGAGATGCATGAACGCAAAACATGAAGGGATTGCAGAAAAATCCACAGAAAACATCGGCCGAAGCTGCCTAGTCTCGAAAAACTTGCAAATTCCAATTCTATCAGATGGAAGGTCCTgagcggaaaaaaaaaaaaaaaaacagggagagAGAGCAATGTCAGGGGTATCTATAAATCGCATATCATCTAAATCTTAAATACTGATCAAAACCCAActttaaaaatttgagataatctaaaaaaaactaggcTAGAAGTCACTTATATGAAGCTGGAAACAACATAATTCCGAAACCAACTAAAAAACTAAGACAGAAGACATCCATAATATAAGAAGAACCAATACTAACCCGCACAAAATGTAGTCCATTTGAGGCAAAAACACTGCTAATTGGATCCGACAAGAGAAAATCAGCAAGCTCAGAAAGACTCAAACTGACTCTCATGGCATGCCCCAAAACTGAACTCAAAAAACAAGACAACCAACCATTACTACTACTACAACCCTCAACTAAGGCGACAAGCTGAGGAGTACACACAAGACTCTCCAGGTTCTCACTGCCCTTCCTCCTTCGCTGCCTACGTGAAAACTGAATCCCAAACTTTTTATCCTCGGGGTTTTCGCTCTTCTCACCACCAAGTCTCTTCCTTTTCCTACTATAAACAATCCCAAATTTCTCCTTCTCACTCTTTACCCTCTTAATTTTCTTTGGAGCTGCAATGGCAATGACAATACCTCGATCTTTTTTCAGTTTAACATCATGGGTCCACCCATTATTCTCCTTGTACTTAAGATTACTACTGCTATTTTGATTCTTGATATGGTTGTTGGTGTTCTTGATTATTGTCTGATACAACTCGTCTCCATCACTGCTTCTCCTGAGCTTTCCATCACCGGATTCTGGCCATAAACGCCGCCCAGACCGCAGAACCCGGGCTCCATCGACACCTTTAACCACGCTAAACACCCTCGTCGTCCTTCGCAACCCCACCGACGGCATCCTCGCCGCCCAGACCCGTTCAGACCCACCCGAGACTTCTCGCTCCTCGACTCACCGAGTCAACTAACCAAAGAGTCACCAAATTCACTCACTACCCTACTGGTAAAGAGACTCGGTTCTCCCTGCCACGTGGTTCACAGTCCAAATAAAGCGGGGGGAGGAACTAAAACTGTCATGGACGCTCCACGAGTTCAGATCTATGAAAACGACTCACTGAGCCATCAAAAGAAACTGGGTTAACTCGGAATCAAACCCACGCACATAAGCAATCGACACACACTATggtctaaaaaaacaatatcgtaaccacacaatttttttttaaaaaaaacccgcTAAAGATACAGAACCTAGTCGATTAAGAttcctaaaacataaaaaaacaaaaaacaaaatccaacaaCTTGTTTACAAGCACTgagaaaatcttaaaaaaaaaaaaaagatctggGTTGAGAGAAAAgatggtttttctttaaaaaaactgaatttttcttgaaaaaaaaaaaaactaaaagagacgTTTGCAagaaagagggagggagggagtgtgtttgtgtgtgtttcTGTCTATCTTATCGTGGGGGCTGGCTAGGGTTTATGACAGAGAGAGATAGAAACATAAGGGGAAACCGAATCGCCGACTTACCATCACCGTTGGATTAAAAGATGGATGGTGGAGATTTGTTTTAAGGATCCGGACTGTTTGGTTCGAATCATTCAATGGGTTCaaggatagagagagagagagagagagagagaggagtttTAAAGCGGTGAGGATATTTTGGGATTCATGGGTGGGTGAAATGACTATAATGTCCTTGCTGAAGTTTTGGGTTTGAGAGGGAACGTGAGAGATGAAAGTACTGGAGAAAGGATTTTTGGGGTTTTCAAAGGGGGTGGGAGGTAAATAGCGGCGAGGAACGCTCCGATGAATTTGGAAGGGGGAGGTTTTAGCGTTGTAAATCTTGAGCATTTTCGGTACTGAGATGgctattgatttttaatatattaaaataatatattttttattttttgaaaaatttatttttaataccagtatattaaaataatttaaaaaaaattaattaaaaaaatcaaattcttgaaagaaaaaaaaactttacaacaGTGACTTTGTAGAAGTAAATATGTGGGGGAAGGGTTAAATAGTAATTTTGCTCCCTAAAAGGGGAAAACTCTAGGAACCCAAGAACGACACTCCAAGCAAATTGGACACTTGTAAATATCATCCACCGGATCcaattttataaagaaatttctactaatttaatataaacctttcaatttatttttatatccttGTACATGGGAAATAATGTTCCCTAGTCAAATTAGATTTAAGACAACCTCGGTTACCGTGGCCAAGTCAGGAGATTTTTTAAGAGGGATGGCATtagaaaaaagtttttaaaagagaccaaaacttaaattataatacttttttaccttgaaatctTAAAtagttcaagaaaaaaagaggaccaGTTTCCCCGGGCTCCGCCCCTGCTTGAAGAACATCGGATCGGTGTGACCAAACATCAAAGCATAATAACTAGGTACAAAAAGACAGGATCATATCCTGCAATTCTAACTAAATAACATGAGCATTAGGATCGCTGTCTTTAAGAAAATGTCTAACCAAgcagattttatattttttaagaaataaaaagagaaacattATCCTCTAAAAGTTAGTTTTTATGTTCAGAAATCACTTTTAAacgtttttcattttttttcaaattaatttttttttataattttatattattttaatatgtttatataaaaaataattaaataaacattaattaaataaatttttaaacaaaaaatattttaaaaaataatcattatcttaaaaatatataaaaaaatttctctattatctttaattttattttttccgtAGAAATCCACTTATCACTCCCACCACCGCGTACGGTCCCACCACCTAAAGCATAAAAACAGTTGAAAGTTTAGCTCCTCTTCCAGAATgctattctttatatatataaacaaaatagggtcaataaaaaataaaccaattaaatacaaatatataaaccTTAAGTGAGgcacttctttctttctctctactacaattagcttttaaaataaatttttttatcatgctattttaaagagttaaattaataagacagtattttaaataatataaatataataatcatttaaattgtattaaaataaaataataaatattttattctttttaagaagtttgattttttttttcacatagctacatttaattagtttatttttttagctctgCTTTATaagttttggcttttttttagagaaggtagaaataacatttttgaaaaataaaaaatattttaacattttatttcacaccattttaaatatgtaaaataaattaaaaatcaaaataatatttttattttatttttgactttcTGTCTAGCAACCACGCATCTAGAATATCCTTTGGATATGCTAGTAAAAGAAGAATATAGAGAAACATACAAACAGTTTTGTGCCCTTGAAAAATAGAGATTATCGtgaatagttttaaaatcaggCACTGATCCACCCGAGACAGGTATCACGAGGGTTAActaagaaaagagagaagaaggaaTATATGTGCAGTCATGAATTTTCTTTGCTTTCATGGAAGGAACCAGGACCTCGCCAATGCTGACGCCAACTTTTTGCAGTGACTTGAGACGCACTACTTCCTACACTAATCACCCTAAAGCATGGTTGGTGGTTTGATGAGGGCAACCAGTCGAGTACCATGAATAGAACACACAAGTCATCAAGTATTAACTAATCTTAATTGCCCCAGCCTTATCTAACAATCTATACCAGCACACAACAATCTTATTTTCTCCATCTAATTTGGCCCTAAACCAAAAAGGTTGGCTTCATCTAAGGATTGAGGTAGCAAACTACTCAATATAGTGAAACGCAAGAACGTTAAGACAACGAATAAGAAATGTATAAGATTTGTAAAACAGCACAAAATCCAcagtataagaaaaatattgcatTTACTCACTTTACCTCGATGCAGGGGAAAGAAAGACCAAGACTTGGACTCGTTAGGTGCAAATTGATGTGTGCATGCCAAATTGCAGTAACTTCCAATGGCATTGTGCCGGCCCAGAAATTTGCGCCGATGGGTCCACACCATTTAGACTGCCTGGTTTACAGTAGTGGAAAAACACTAATGAATCCGCTTTTGTTCTTCAAATAATTTGCATATTTGTGTTCTGCATTttctcaacaaatcaaatgctTGGATATCAGTTCAATACAGATCAAGGAATTTCCCTTGAATAACAATCTACAGTGAGACATTTTGTGTATGTTCATATATCTGTTATTCTCACATAGTGAAGCTAATTGCAACGGAAGGTAGAGTAGCTGTCTACTTACCAAGCTCAAGGAGTagacatttctttcttttcttttcttttcttgatttcctTCTTTTAGCCCACATAGGATATGGCTCTCTTTAACATAGGAAACCCGGTCCTTTCACTCATTCCTATCTAATGAGAGTTCATCATTATACTCAGCTCTCCTGAGTCCATAACCGAGCCTGCATTACAAGAGTCTATAATCACAGATTTGACAAGTAGAAGTCACGAGTTTCATCCAGATAGTTTCAACTATTACAGGCAGCACTTCAGCTTGATCAGCTATAATTGTCTAACAAcaaatttaaccaaaatttTAATGAGTGGGGTCATCTTTTGATCACTCTAGAAATAATAAGTCTTGTACTCCCAAGTCCTAACTAAATCATTTGGCTTATAAACAGAACCATCCATTATCCATAATTGAGAACAGTTGGCATTAAGCTCCACATAATACCTAATACTCTTTATGCAATGGCCTTCCATTCACAACTCATGAACAATATACCCATTTTGATGAAATAAGCTCAAGTAACCATGCTATGAGCTGTGGTCACATGCTGAATAGAGGGAACAGCatccaataataaaaatcatgcacaatctttatattttcCAACAAACGACATGAATATTTGAAACAAGAAAGAATTCCATGAACTATTTTAGGAAATTCAAGAGTTGCATAGTCTACAGTAGTGGTCCTGCATGATATGCCTGCAATTAATAACAGCTTGAGAGGACTTAGACTTTCTCTCTTCCCTTGTACCAAGTTGAAAAGCATGGAAGAAGACAGTCTCAGCTGAGATAGAAAACCAATATGTTCTTTAACACGAGCAAAGATCTCAATCAAGGATTCTTCCAACTTGACAACACTTTAACAAAGAAATCACTTCCAACTCGACAGAACCTGAGGTATAGAAGCTCTATTCAACTTACATTAAACACACGTTCATCATATCAAAAGTGTTAACTTAGATCCCATGTAGGTCCAACCTATTGCACGAGCATTCTTTATGCTACAACTTATTTTATAACCAATCAGAGCTTACTTAACCTCAAACTTCGCGATAACATCCACAATAATCAAACATTTATGGCAACTAAGCTCCAATTCCATTCGGTGCCATCCACGACTCCTCAACGAAAAATTGACAAGTCCACAGCTTTAACAAACCCACATCCAAAATTacaatcaaattcaagaaaccAAACACAAGCGTTGAACTTGACATAAATTTTCATTGAAGACATTCAAGCTAAGGGAAATCAACCTATTCATGCCTTACACCATCCaagatcaataaaatattactatttCATCCATTCAAGTTCCGATTTTTCCAATCAAATCAGAGTCCCTTGACACTTAAAACTTCAACAACAACCCGCATCGGATTTCAGACAATCCTCAACAAACCAGAcaaaaacagataaaaacacatgtaataataaaatttgtaatGAGCTCTAAAAGGGTCTAACCTCGAGCTttcaaattgacaaaatatagcATATCGGAGTTGAAAACGCAGGAGCAAGAGTCTGTTTTGGTTTAGTTCGTCATGTTTGAATGTCAAGAAGCAGCGGTCCATTGTGAAAGCGAGAAAAGGGCGGGAGGTTGGAGAACTTTTTGGGGGTAAAGAAGGATTCTATGAGAATGAGAGAAGCAATGCTCGGAGGAGAGAGGTTTCGATTATGGAGAAGAAGGGGAAATTGGCAAGGTATATTCATTCACAGTCACAATGAGCGGTGATTGTTTTAAGGTTTATTATTCCTTTGTCTTCGTTTAAGGGCGGTGTTGTTGGCATAAGTATAAGATCAACCCACCCGATCCAAGTCACGTAACAAGTAACTCGTAGATTCGATCAgtctaaaatctaaattatacATTAGCTTTGTATCTTTAGCTGTCAGGGGCCTCAGGGCAAAAGAACTAAAGAAAAACCAATGGAATGGGCTGGTCTGGTCTGGCAATCACCTGGGTTTTAGTCCACAATCCAACAACAAGCCTTgagctatgattttttttcttttcttttcctgtgtGAGCCACAAAAAATCCTTGAAAAAAGGCCATGGTCAGACGAGGAGATGATGAAGATTTTAATTTGATGGAAGAGGGAACGCAAGCGGCAGGACAGTTGACAAGAACCAGACACTGGTCTCAGCTAATCTTGCAATGTTTTGCGTTTTGATGGGGACTCATCCTGTAAATATAAATGAGTGAAAAGGGACAGTAtaccaaaaaaacacaataataaaaatatagacaaaatttaataaaaagtaatatcaagagaaaagaaaataaaaatccaacacGTGAAAGAAACATGGagggaaaaaaatcttaaagagACAATCGACAAATAACCACAGCGTGTCGTTTAAGAATATTAATCGAAatatgtctttgttttttaagaaaattgtttCTATTGTCGGTGGCTTTATGAAGAGTGTGTGGacgagatttttttaaataacgtAAGCAATTTCTTACGGTGgcttttaagaaaatcttaaaagattatccttttaaattgattattcaatctaaattaaACCATTATAATCATGCTTGCAAATGCCCCCACTCACATGATCTTCatctaaaatttatcatatgAATTCGATAATgcagtgaaaaatattttttaattaaaaatatattaaaataatatttttttatttttaatattaaactataaaaaaccatttttaaaaaataattgtatattttttacaagaaaaataacttgaaaaacaGAAACTATATGCGTGTTTAGTGTTttaatgtataatattttttaaataaaaaattattaaaataataattttttaataccaaCACTTTAAAACTGACCTAGTCTACATGCTTAGATCGttgtattaactttttttttttttttctatgatccATCGTGAAATAGGAATTTATATTGGTAATCAATGGTAACAAATCcacttattatttaaaataatgaaaaggtAAAGTGAAAAAGTAGTTGGACGCGCGTGGATGATCAGATTAGCTCGAATGGCTGAACTTTTGTTGGTAGCAGTTGGTTTGCTTTTAGCCACGTGTTCAACATTTTCTGACACGCACTTCTGCCCCAATATTCAAGTAGTAGGCCCATATATTAtccacataaataaataaatgttttcatttaagtaaaatatttttatgttctacaaactcttaattattttttgttctggaaaaacataaaacttaatgcaatttctttttctaacacAGTGTCTCAAAcgtaattttggaaggaaaataaTACCGCTCTCCTTTTAATTactaatcaaatttattttttatatataatatttcttttttttttgtctaagtTCTAGCTTGAAATTTGAGAATTAAAAGTAGAAATAAAATAGGCCcacaactcctttttttttctttaagaataattattaattctttaaaataaccagaaaagaagaagaagaagaagaaatcaaccAACTAGATAACAGCCAAAAAAGGAAACGTAAGTTGAATAACTACATGATTTTCTCTTTCGGACTCGGGTTTATGCATACAACATAAACATTAAACAACCACCAAAGAATCGactgtcattgttttttttttctctagttttttttttaagccaaGAGAGATATTactacaacattaaaaaaatcaaaaacctcTCTTGCTAATTATATCAGCAGCTCCAAATTTTTATTGGTAAGGACTTGTttagtaattgtttttatatgttttgctATCTGGGTTTGGGCTGTACGCTGTTCTCTTACTTGTTTTTTGCATTTCTGGATCATAAACTGATATAAAGGCAAGGACCCATTAAAGTTTTAAGCTTGTTGTGTTGGTTGTTGAGATTGATTACATCTAAAGATTGATCATTTTGTGTGAATTCTGTTCAAGTTTGAAACTTTATGTGATTTATTTGGAGATGACGTTGTTTGAGTTATTGATAAGGTAGAATTGtggttttttattggattttagaGAGGTTTCTTGTGATTTTGTTATTGAAAAGGACGAATGGGATGCCTGaaaggacttttttttttgcgtggTTGGTTCATGAGAAAACTTGGGAAAGAAACAAGATAATGAAACTTTCACTGGATCGCTCTTTCTGAGTTtcaaaatgagaaaaagaaagggtATAGTTAGGCTGAGCTTGGCTTAAATTTATAGGATGGTTACAAGTTCTATATCTTCTCGGTTACTGAGGATAAGGTAATGCAATTTAAAGTTCAAGTCTTTTACTTTGTATGTTGCATatggtttgataattttgatgctAGTTTCGAATTGATGATTTCCGAAATTATAACTTTTGCATCACCAGAGCACTTTCtaactttgttttttgtctAGGCATCTTGAGTTAAAGCTGGGTTCTCAGACTCATTTTGATCGAAGTGATTTTGAGTCTAGTGAGcatcaatttatttgataagCATATTGTTGATGGCGACTTCGGATGCAGTTCTGCAAGTTTTGTCTGGGGCTGGTCCTCGCAGTTTCAGTTCTGACCTTTGTTTTAACAATTTAGATTTGGCATTCCGTTCTAAGCATATAAAATATGTAAAGAAAAGGGCCTCAAGGCATATGAAAATGTTCAAGTGTTCGAGTGTTCAGCAGAATTGTATAGGAAAACATTGGTTTAAGAGATCAGGTGACGGTGATCTGTCTGTGAATGCAACGATCAAGAGACTGCAACTTCTGAGGTGCAAATGCCAGAAGGCAGAAAGAGTTAGTGGTGTAACTACAGAAGGAGGAAATGGAACATGGTTTGTAGATAGTGCAAAGACGTTAAACCTGAATGGGGCGGTGAACACACCGGGTGTATTGGAGCTCGGGGACACTCAACAGTTGATGCGGGAAAAAGAGGTTTTGACATCTAATGGTTCAGCAAATAAGGAAGAGGAGAGTTTGGCAACTAATGCTGCTGTAGGAACAGGTAGAGATGCCTCTCGCAAGGTTAGTGTAGACCCTACTGAGGAAGAAGCATGGGAGCTACTGCGGGATTCTGTAGTTCATTATTGTGGCAGTCCAATTGGAACGATTGCTGCCAATGATCCCACCAGTTCCAGTGTGTTGAATTATGACCAGGTCTTCATTAGAGACTTCATACCTTCTGGTATTGCTTTTCTTTTGAAGGGAGAATATGATATTGTCCGGAACTTCCTCCTTCATACGCTTCAGTTGCAGGTAATTTAATCGTTGATTATGCTGGACTTTTTTGTTGAAGGAACGAATGTTTAAAAATACTTCCTCTTTTGTTTGTTATCTGATTTGCTACAATGACTTCTTATATTGCAGAGTTGGGAGAAAACAATGGACTGTCACAGTCCTGGACAGGGATTAATGCCTGCTAGTTTCAAGGTGCGCACTTTTCCTTTGGATGGTGATGACTCTGCAACAGAGGAGGTATTGGATCCTGACTTTGGAGAGGCAGCAATTGGCCGTGTTGCACCAGTTGATTCTGGTAATTAAATTTCAGGTCAAGAAGTTTCCGTTCATGATAAAGTGTTTGACTGCTAACGTTGATGATATTTTCTTTATCATGCCAATATTAGGATTATGGTGGATTATCTTGTTACGTGCATATGGGAAATGCTCTGGTGATCTCTCAGTTCAGGAGAGGATCGATGTGCAAACTGGAATTAAGATGATTCTGAGGTTATGTCTTGCTGATGGTTTTGACATGTTTCCAACATTGTTGGTGACAGATGGTTCTTGCATGATAGATCGCAGAATGGGAATTCATGGGCACCCTCTAGAAATCCAGGTAATTCAGTTTTTAGTGGTTTTAGATAATTTAGAAgcattttcaaatttgaaatacCCAGCCAATCCATGCAGCAAGGGAGATTCAATTGAAGAAGGATGTCCTCGTGGGAAATTTGGATGTTGCCTTTTTTTGGTCAGATGATTGTACAATTAAATGTCTTGAACCAATTCTGCGATTATGAAATTAGGATATGTTGATGGCATCAATATGCCCAGAATCAGGTTAAGAGTTTGTAGGATTTAGGCTAGTTGAGGCCAGCGTCTGTAGGATTTGGGTTGGTTGAAGCTGCTATTTGGTAAGGTTGTTGGCTTAAATGCTTTTTCCTGGCTGTAGTTTCAAAGTGCACAAGATGGATTAGCTGTATATTCTTGAGTGGTTAAAGGTGGTTGGTTTCAGTTGAATAGGTTGAAATCACTTAGCTCTAATGGATGCTTAGTATAATATTCTGCCAAAGCATCTATCTGCCAGATTTTGGTTATATCAGACTGACGAGGATGCTGAGGTTTGGAAATGgttttgcaattaattttctGATAGAATGTATTTTTCTCTTGCAGGCACTCTTTTATTCTGCCTTACTTTGTGCAAAGGAGATGCTCACCCCAGAGGATGGATCAGCTGATCTCTTACGAGCTTTGAACAATCGTCTAGTAGCTCTGTCGTTCCATATCAGAGAGTATTACTGGATCGATTTAagaaaactaaatgaaatttACCGTTACAAGACTGAAGAGTACTCTTATGATGCGGTTAATAAGTTCAACATTTACCCAGATCAGGTTTCTCCTTGGTTGGTGGAATGGATGCCCAACCAAGGAGGCTACCTTATTGGAAACTTGCAACCAGCTCATATGGATTTCCGATTCTTTTCTCTTGGAAACATATGGTCTGTTGTAAGTGGTCTTGCAACAAGAGATCAGTCAAATGCGATATTGGATCTCATTGAAGCCAAGTGGTCAGATTTGGTAGCAGACATGCCATTGAAGATTTGTTATCCAGCTCTTGAAGGTCAGGAGTGGCAAATTATCACTGGAAGTGATCCTAAGAACATGTAATGATGCTACCTTGTTAAACTCGATCGCATCTTTTTCACTTTCTCTTGATTTTCATCCAGTCATGAATTTGTTGTGTTTGATGCAGGCCTTGGTCTTACCACAATGCAGGTTCCTGGCCAACTCTTCTGTGGCAGGTTAGTGATGGTGGTATCCTTTGCTAATCTTTGTACTAGTAAATTTTTTAGTGAAAAGTAAGAATTAATCAGAGAAGAAAAGACAGAAATAAACAGCAACATTGGTAATTTGAGTTTTGGTGCGCTATTCTTGCCGGTAGACTTGTAAGAATGCATGATTGATACTTCTATCTGATGATTCATGTCTGCAGCTGATCAATTAGGCATATACTAGTGCCATACCCATGTGTGTTTGTTATGTATGGCTCTTTC is a window of Populus nigra chromosome 10, ddPopNigr1.1, whole genome shotgun sequence DNA encoding:
- the LOC133704677 gene encoding uncharacterized protein LOC133704677 is translated as MPSVGLRRTTRVFSVVKGVDGARVLRSGRRLWPESGDGKLRRSSDGDELYQTIIKNTNNHIKNQNSSSNLKYKENNGWTHDVKLKKDRGIVIAIAAPKKIKRVKSEKEKFGIVYSRKRKRLGGEKSENPEDKKFGIQFSRRQRRRKGSENLESLVCTPQLVALVEGCSSSNGWLSCFLSSVLGHAMRVSLSLSELADFLLSDPISSVFASNGLHFVRDLPSDRIGICKFFETRQLRPMFSVDFSAIPSCFAFMHLSLFVKFRCLSLIPVNNSVDGDDDDDDEMMSESKGDQSCTSTKTDFTQKITVVPKTDSYGCRVVLHPSVRASKLTGRNTQHRNGLNSRGIQKRRSSLRRGRPRNSSIGGLHKANGALVSDLISSRKIGIPFSSVVSTEKFRRSIQSSPAASIKELNYAAVGVKKGLNLSSCSANILITETDRCYRIEGATVMLEFTDSKEWVLVVKKNGLTRYSHLAQKIMRTCVSNRFTHDIIWNGDDNWKLEFPNRQDWFIFKELYKECSDRNVPASVSKAIPVPGVRGVLDNDGCGSAPFSRPYAYISSNNDEVARALSRSTASYDMDSEDEEWLKKYNKEFLAESDHLSEDNFELMIDALEKSYFCDPDDFTDESAAAKYCKDFGRRELAKAVYGYWMKKRKQKRSPLLRVFQGHQAKKTPLIPKPVLRKRRSFKRPPSQFGRGKQPSLLQAMAAEKDALHRALHKVEEARNSVKRSVEAAMLKRQKAQLLMKNADLATFKAAMALKIAEAALAASSTDVAVTHFCD
- the LOC133705635 gene encoding neutral/alkaline invertase 3, chloroplastic-like, with translation MATSDAVLQVLSGAGPRSFSSDLCFNNLDLAFRSKHIKYVKKRASRHMKMFKCSSVQQNCIGKHWFKRSGDGDLSVNATIKRLQLLRCKCQKAERVSGVTTEGGNGTWFVDSAKTLNLNGAVNTPGVLELGDTQQLMREKEVLTSNGSANKEEESLATNAAVGTGRDASRKVSVDPTEEEAWELLRDSVVHYCGSPIGTIAANDPTSSSVLNYDQVFIRDFIPSGIAFLLKGEYDIVRNFLLHTLQLQSWEKTMDCHSPGQGLMPASFKVRTFPLDGDDSATEEVLDPDFGEAAIGRVAPVDSGLWWIILLRAYGKCSGDLSVQERIDVQTGIKMILRLCLADGFDMFPTLLVTDGSCMIDRRMGIHGHPLEIQALFYSALLCAKEMLTPEDGSADLLRALNNRLVALSFHIREYYWIDLRKLNEIYRYKTEEYSYDAVNKFNIYPDQVSPWLVEWMPNQGGYLIGNLQPAHMDFRFFSLGNIWSVVSGLATRDQSNAILDLIEAKWSDLVADMPLKICYPALEGQEWQIITGSDPKNMPWSYHNAGSWPTLLWQLTVACIKMNRPEIAARAVDIAEKRISRDKWPEYYDTKKARFIGKQARLFQTWSIAGYLVAKILLADPSAARMLVTDEDPELVNAFSCMISSNPRRKRGQKNSKKPFIV